Genomic DNA from Solanum pennellii chromosome 3, SPENNV200:
CAAATGCTAATGGAACACACAcagtttttttcatttcaacCTTTAGCAATCACGGTGATATATTCTCACATTAAATCCACCAGCCATATGTGCAGTCAAAAGAGGCACAAAAACCGGTTTTTCTACATTAACCACCGGTTTAATCTCGAACCGCCTAAGAACCGAAGCAAGCACATACTTCATCTGCGTAAATGCcatttctttccccaaacacaCCCTTGGACCCGCTTGAAACACTGGATACTTATATGGACTAACCATTTTCAACGCTCCGTTTTCGTCGATCCAACGGTCCGGTTTAAATTCGAGTCTGTCTTTTCCCCAAATCTCTTCCATCCGACCCATACCGTAGGGGAAATAAGTAACTCTATTGCCCTTTTGAACCCTTGTCCCGTCTGGTAATATGTCGTCTTTAGCCGCGTGCTTTGAATCCCATGCTACTGGTGGATAAAGCCTCATGGATTCATTCAAGCACGCCGCTAAATACTTCATCtcttttaattcatcaaattcaagcgCCTTATCGCCATTGTTGATCGATGTTATTTCATCAATCATTTCGTTTTTGATGTTAGGGTGATTGGTAGTGAGCCAAAAAAGCCACGTCAATGCGGATGAAGTGGTGTCTCTTCCCGCCATGAGAAAACTTATAACCATATCTCTCACAACTTCATTGTCGTGTCCAGCAAGTAACAATCTAGACAGAAGATCCATGTGATCACCTCCATTTTCAGTAGCAATCTTCTGTTTCTTTTCCTGTATGATCTCGTCGATACAACAGTGAACGCGTTTCACGTTTTCCCTCAGCTTCTTCTCCGATCCTAAATTGAGCGCTCTTTTACTTTTCCATATCGCGTACACAGGCGCCATCCCACGCATGGCACACGCTAGAGAAGCGGTATCGAACGAATCAACGAGAACTGGCACGTGCGAGAGATCATCCAAGCAGTGCGGATCAGTACCTAGGGACACCTTACAAATTGTATCAAAAGCAAAACGCCTAAGCACGTCTTGCAAGTCCAACACTTTGCCAGAATTAGCTGTCTGAATTAACAACGGAACAAGCCTGTTTTCAACTACTTCTTCGAGAGTTTTGACAACAAACTCTCTCAACGAATTTGTGCCGAATTCATGGCTAGCCAATTTACGCTGAGCGCTCCACAGATCCCCGTCCACGTTGAATATCCCACGCCCTAGAAAATCACCTAAAATATCCGTAAACGGTTTCCCCTTtggataattaataaaattagttttgAGCATGTACTCAACGTTATCCGGATTAGCTGTGATTATAGTTCGAGGAGCGCCGAATCGCTGAACTAGAATGGTTTGCGTTGGCGATTCACATAAAAGTTGAGTGTACCAATCCAGTAGTCGATGTCGATTTTTATAGAAGGAAATAAGGCATCCAAGGATTGGGTAAGAGGAAGGGCCATAGATTGTAGTGAACTTGAGATGAAGTTTTAGGGAATGCGTAAGAAACcctaaaatgaagaaaataaagagagaaagaaacaTGTTTAGCAAAGTGGGTTTTAGAGTGAATGAGGTTTATAAGATTGAGGTATATAAGTGGTTCTATTTATAGTTGTGGAAATTTGCCACACTTAATTATCACATGATTTTTATGCGCAAATTGAAAATAACAGCGCCGAGAAAATGCCCCCAATCGATGTGTAACATTGTCTGCTACTAATAcgattttctttatttctagagtgttattatttaattgtcgATAGgatttaatgatttaatttattctatccgataaaaaaatatatattttagtaacTATATAATGCCAAGCGAATATTTATCATGAATTATTATTCGAGCAGTGTGTTATAATAATTTTGCTAGCCAGAATTAAATGCAACATTAAGTAAATTGTTCGCACTACTACATAATCCAATCAATACGTACAtacatttttacaaattttaaatttaacttatttttatcattatataatttttcgataaaaaaaagttatcgcTTGAACACGATGCGTGCAGTCAACAAAGTAATATATATGTTCGCCACTGCCTATGAAATCTTCTTCTTGGTGTGACGAAGACCAATACCTTAAAAGCACTTAAAAACTTATCTTTCTTTCCATAATAATAAACCTTATATTAGGTAATAATTTCAATACTTTTGACCATACAACtttattatatttcatgtattaaagtcaaatttcaataattttgacCACTCCTATTATTAATCAACTTTATGATGATGTACCCTCTATAATATACGGTCAAATACATATTGTTTAGTGATACTATgactatttatatacaaaattaggGTAAATTTAGCAGTATATTGAATCTAAACTCTTGGTAATCTATTGATTTATGTTAAGAgtaagtatatatattaatgttttttttagacttatatttattatgttttgactttaatttatttaaataaaactcTTTCAACTCATTCCAGATGCTCACAATTTAAGACCAGAGAAGTCCACTGCATTTGATAGTATTAATTAGTCAAAACACCTTACAACtattaattgtaattttaaagTGATATAGTTGAGAAAGTATTAATTAATGAAGAATAATTAAAACTACCATTGAATTGAAGAAAGAGAAGCCACCATAATTATGAAGCTTTTTTCGATCCCATCATGAGTGGACCAACACTAAATGCATAATTTGTTTCACGTTGTAATTGAGACTGCTTTTAACTCAAACcctaatttatgtatatataaattgtaatatatatatatatatatatatatacacatatccTACtaacaaaatgatttttttgtgatttaacgccttatatttatttagtcgataggaaaataatatttcatctctttcaattaatatgaaatatttatttttttaatcggTCCAAAGATAACACATTAATGTATTTCCtaactaatttaataaatattatttgacaATATTGGAACATTTTACTCATGTTGAATCACATTTATCTAACAAATTATAtttcctaattaatttaataaatattatttgacaATATTGCAACATTTCACTCATGTTGAGTCACATTTatctaacaatttttttaaaaaaataaatatatactcttttatttaaaaatacgTTTATAATATTACTTCCTCCGTCCATTTTTAATTATCATGGTTCTATTTCTAGtgtcaaactataaaaaattttgactaacaatttaagatgtatttttttcatatcataTTGGTATGTAAAAGATTGCaatatatagtacttttatatagtttttaaatatttaattattttttaaaaaatattaatttaatataatctaatttaattttaaacattaatttaattaaatttcagaaaacataatataacaaataaaaattgagaaa
This window encodes:
- the LOC107013910 gene encoding cytochrome P450 94B3-like, coding for MFLSLFIFFILGFLTHSLKLHLKFTTIYGPSSYPILGCLISFYKNRHRLLDWYTQLLCESPTQTILVQRFGAPRTIITANPDNVEYMLKTNFINYPKGKPFTDILGDFLGRGIFNVDGDLWSAQRKLASHEFGTNSLREFVVKTLEEVVENRLVPLLIQTANSGKVLDLQDVLRRFAFDTICKVSLGTDPHCLDDLSHVPVLVDSFDTASLACAMRGMAPVYAIWKSKRALNLGSEKKLRENVKRVHCCIDEIIQEKKQKIATENGGDHMDLLSRLLLAGHDNEVVRDMVISFLMAGRDTTSSALTWLFWLTTNHPNIKNEMIDEITSINNGDKALEFDELKEMKYLAACLNESMRLYPPVAWDSKHAAKDDILPDGTRVQKGNRVTYFPYGMGRMEEIWGKDRLEFKPDRWIDENGALKMVSPYKYPVFQAGPRVCLGKEMAFTQMKYVLASVLRRFEIKPVVNVEKPVFVPLLTAHMAGGFNVRIYHRDC